One region of Macadamia integrifolia cultivar HAES 741 chromosome 11, SCU_Mint_v3, whole genome shotgun sequence genomic DNA includes:
- the LOC122093808 gene encoding RNA polymerase II C-terminal domain phosphatase-like 1, translated as MFKSVVYQGNSLLGEAEIYPQNQKIDMTNKEIRISHFSQPSERCPPLAVLHTIAPCGICFKMESKALSGDSPLLSLHTSCLRENKTAVIPLGEEELHLVAMSSKNKDEQYSCFWGFNVAPGLYNSCLIMLNLRCLGIVFDLDETLIVANTMRSFEDRIDALQRKINAELDPQRVSGMLAEVKRYQDDKIILKQYAENDQVIDNGKVIKVQSEVVPALSDNHPSIVRPLIRLQDKNIILTRINPVIRDTSVLVRLRPAWEDLRSYLTARGRKRFEVYVCTMAERDYALEMWRLLDPESNLINSIELLDRIVCVKSGSRKSLLNVFQDGICHPRMALVIDDRLKVWNEKDQPRVHVVPAFAPYYAPQAEANNAVPVLCVARNVACNVRGGFFKEFDEGLLQRILEVHYEDDMTDIPSAPDVSNYLISEDDASASNGNKDPLCFEGMTDVEVERRLKDAIQASSLDPRLAPPQHAVTSSSASISQPTSQGPVSFANKQFAQAASLVKPLVHVGLSEPTLQSSPAREEGEVPESELDPDTRRRLLILQHGQDTRDHTSSEPAFPVRPSLQVSIPPVQSRGNWFPLEEEMSPRQLNRAVPKEFPLEPEAMHFDKRRSHHPSFIHGVESSISSDRTLNENQRLPKEGHNGDEKLRLNRSGSSFQSLSGEEVPLGRSPSGKRDLHFDSGRGTPPYSESPAVALQEIAAKCGSKVEFRPALVASMELQFSIEVWFTGEKIGEGIGKTRKEAQQQAAESSLRNLASKYLSHVKPEVHGDLNKISHANENGFVGDTNSSGYMPFSKEESVAFSTTSEPSRFIDPRTDGSKKLMGSVAALRELCVMEGLSLVFQRQPPLSVSSMQKGEVYAQVEIGGQVFGKGIGSTWDEAKLQAAEEALTSLKSMLGQYTQKRPGSPRSSQSIPSKRLKPELSRVLQRIPSARYAKNTPPVP; from the exons ATGTTCAAATCGGTGGTTTATCAGGGCAATTCTCTACTCGGGGAAGCAGAGATATACCCTCAGAACCAGAAAATCGACATGACGAACAAGGAAATCAGAATCTCTCACTTCTCACAGCCGAGTGAGAGGTGTCCACCACTCGCAGTTCTTCATACTATTGCCCCCTGTGGCATTTGCTTCAAAATGGAGTCGAAGGCGCTGTCGGGGGATTCGCCGTTGTTGTCTTTGCACACCTCTTGTTTAAGAGAGAACAAG ACTGCAGTCATTCCTCTTGGGGAAGAGGAGCTCCATTTGGTTGCCATGTCTTCAAAGAATAAAGATGAACAATATTCATGCTTTTGGGGTTTCAATGTTGCACCTGGACTTTACAATTCTTGTCTCATCATGCTGAACCTTAGATGTTTGGGCATTGTATTTGATCTTGATGAGACACTAATAGTTGCAAATACAATGCGCTCGTTTGAGGACCGTATTGATGCCCTACAGCGGAAAATAAACGCAGAGTTGGATCCACAACGCGTTTCTGGCATGTTAGCAGAGGTCAAGCGGTATCAAGACGACAAGATAATTTTGAAGCAATATGCTGAAAATGATCAGGTTATTGATAATGGGAAGGTAATTAAAGTTCAATCTGAGGTTGTTCCAGCTTTGTCCGACAACCATCCGTCAATTGTTCGGCCACTTATAAGGCTGCAGGATAAGAATATTATTCTGACCCGCATCAATCCAGTG ATTCGTGATACAAGTGTACTTGTAAGGCTGAGACCTGCATGGGAGGATCTCCGAAGCTACTTAACTGCAAGAGGTCGCAAACGTTTTGAGGTTTATGTCTGCACAATGGCTGAAAGAGATTATGCTTTAGAGATGTGGAGGCTTCTTGACCCGGAATCAAATTTGATAAATTCAATAGAACTGTTGGATCGCATAGTATGTGTCAAGTCTG GTTCAAGGAAGTCTCTGCTCAATGTCTTTCAAGATGGAATCTGCCATCCTAGGATGGCCTTGGTGATTGATGATCGCTTGAAAGTGTGGAATGAGAAAGATCAACCTCGGGTGCATGTTGTTCCTGCGTTTGCTCCATACTATGCTCCTCAAGCTGAA GCAAACAATGCAGTTCCAGTCCTATGTGTTGCAAGAAATGTTGCTTGCAATGTTAGAGGTGGTTTTTTCAA AGAGTTCGATGAGGGTCTTCTACAAAGGATTCTTGAGGTTCATTATGAAGATGATATGACAGATATTCCTTCTGCTCCTGATGTGAGCAACTATTTGATCTCGGAG GATGATGCTTCTGCTTCAAATGGAAACAAAGATCCCCTTTGTTTTGAGGGAATGACCGATGTTGAAGTTGAAAGGAGATTAAAG GATGCAATTCAAGCATCTTCTCTGGACCCAAGGCTTGCCCCTCCCCAACATGCGGTGACGTCATCATCTGCCTCAATTTCACAGCCAACTTCTCAAGGACCAGTTTCTTTTGCTAATAAGCAGTTTGCTCAAGCAGCCTCATTGGTTAAACCATTGGTTCATGTGGGCCTTTCAGAACCTACCTTGCAAAGTTCTCCTGCTAGAGAAGAAGGCGAGGTCCCAGAATCAGAATTAGATCCTGATACAAGGAGGAGACTTCTTATATTGCAGCATGGGCAAGACACAAGAGACCATACCTCAAGTGAACCAGCATTTCCGGTAAGACCTTCTCTACAAGTTTCAATCCCACCAGTCCAATCTCGTGGAAATTGGTTTCCATTGGAGGAAGAGATGAGCCCTAGACAACTGAACCGAGCAGTACCCAAGGAATTTCCTTTAGAACCAGAAGCAATGCATTTTGATAAGCGGAGATCTCATCATCCTTCTTTTATACATGGAGTGGAGAGTTCTATTTCTTCTGATAGAACTCTTAATGAAAACCAAAGATTGCCTAAAGAG GGACATAATGGAGATGAAAAGTTGAGATTAAATCGATCAggatcaagttttcaatcatTATCAG GTGAAGAGGTGCCTTTGGGTAGATCTCCTTCTGGCAAGAGGGATCTTCATTTTGATTCTGGACGTGGTACACCTCCATATTCAGAAAGTCCTGCAGTGGCCCTACAAGAAATTGCAGCAAAATGTGGAAGCAAG GTGGAATTCAGACCTGCTTTGGTTGCTAGCATGGAACTGCAATTCTCCATTGAG GTCTGGTTTACTGGGGAAAAAATTGGTGAAGGAATTGGTAAGACAAGGAAGGAGGCTCAGCAGCAGGCTGCCGAGAGCTCTCTCAGGAATTTGGCCA GTAAATATCTATCACATGTCAAGCCTGAGGTACATGGGGATTTGAACAAGATTTCACATGCAAATGAGAATGGCTTTGTAGGTGATACAAATTCTTCTGGGTATATGCCATTCTCCAAGGAAGaatctgttgcattttcaactacATCAGAGCCATCAAGGTTTATAGATCCAAGGACAGACGGATCTAAAAAATTGATGGGTTCTGTTGCTGCCCTTAGAGAATTA tGTGTGATGGAGGGGCTTAGTCTAGTTTTTCAACGTCAACCTCCACTTTCAGTAAGTTCAATGCAGAAAGGCGAAGTATATGCACAG GTTGAAATAGGAGGCCAGGTCTTTGGGAAGGGAATTGGGTCAACATGGGATGAAGCTAAACTGCAG GCTGCTGAAGAAGCCCTTACAAGTCTGAAATCAATGCTTGGTCAGTATACCCAGAAACGTCCAGGCTCTCCAAG ATCATCACAATCAATCCCAAGTAAACGTTTGAAGCCAGAGTTATCACGGGTATTGCAGCGGATACCTTCAGCAAGATATGCGAAGAACACACCTCCTGTGCCTTGA